In Alteromonas naphthalenivorans, one DNA window encodes the following:
- a CDS encoding chemotaxis protein CheV yields the protein MSGILDSVNQRTQLVGQNRLELLLFRLNGRQRFGINVFKVREVLQCPPLTSMPKLNSLVRGVAHIRGQTISVIDLSMATGGKRIEDLSNAFIVIAEYNRSVQGFLVGAVERIINTNWDAIMPPPQGTGRASYLTAVTEVENELIEILDVEKILNEISPLNAEVSADVAEGLTTEGKEDKIIFIADDSAVARNQVKKALTSLGLEIELAKNGLEALNRLKEIAEEYGDITKRIGVLVSDIEMPEMDGYTLTAEIKNTPELQKLHVVLHTSLSGVFNQAMVQKVGADDFIAKFHPDELATAVQKWLMTDCE from the coding sequence ATGTCGGGAATTTTAGACTCGGTTAACCAACGAACCCAATTAGTTGGTCAAAACCGTCTTGAGTTATTGTTGTTCAGGCTTAATGGCCGTCAACGCTTTGGTATCAACGTGTTTAAAGTACGTGAAGTGCTCCAGTGTCCACCACTGACTTCAATGCCAAAGTTGAACTCGTTAGTTCGCGGAGTAGCACATATTCGTGGGCAAACTATTTCTGTCATCGATTTAAGCATGGCGACGGGTGGCAAGCGTATTGAAGATTTATCAAATGCGTTTATCGTTATTGCTGAATACAACCGTTCTGTACAAGGCTTTTTAGTGGGCGCTGTTGAGCGCATCATTAATACCAACTGGGATGCCATCATGCCGCCTCCCCAAGGGACAGGCCGAGCAAGTTACTTAACCGCTGTTACTGAAGTAGAAAACGAATTAATTGAAATTCTCGACGTAGAAAAAATCCTCAATGAAATTTCACCGCTAAATGCAGAAGTAAGCGCAGATGTTGCCGAAGGGCTAACTACGGAAGGTAAGGAAGATAAAATTATCTTCATTGCTGATGATTCAGCGGTGGCAAGAAACCAGGTTAAAAAAGCGCTAACCTCACTTGGGTTAGAAATTGAGCTGGCAAAGAATGGTTTAGAAGCGTTAAACCGCTTGAAGGAAATCGCTGAAGAATATGGTGATATTACCAAGCGAATTGGGGTGCTAGTGTCTGACATAGAAATGCCAGAGATGGACGGTTACACCCTTACGGCGGAAATTAAAAATACACCAGAACTTCAAAAGCTTCATGTTGTACTTCACACATCTTTAAGTGGTGTATTCAATCAAGCCATGGTCCAGAAAGTGGGAGCGGATGACTTTATTGCGAAATTTCACCCCGATGAACTAGCGACAGCAGTTCAGAAGTGGTTAATGACGGATTGTGAATAA
- the flgA gene encoding flagellar basal body P-ring formation chaperone FlgA, with product MKNLKNVKSWLTGVRLPLFTVVVTVALAPYSYAETMHDVVNKGAEEYLLSALSIHDENTDIAVSIAEVDERINIPQCPTGFQFHASDESLNQSYVSVRVSCTNNDWYLFTSAQVTRTKEIVVTSGAVSPGTVLSASNLTLASVDIKRLRYSAFTDVDALIGARMKRRIVDGQAVQSNMLCFVCKGDRITIRASLGGMAVKTSGIAQQDGVIGDTIKVLNASSQKPVIAEVASAQEVVVHL from the coding sequence ATGAAAAATTTAAAAAACGTAAAATCTTGGCTTACAGGAGTTCGTCTGCCACTTTTCACTGTTGTGGTGACCGTTGCTTTAGCGCCTTACAGTTACGCTGAAACAATGCACGATGTAGTGAATAAGGGCGCAGAAGAATACCTGCTGTCGGCGCTTAGTATACACGATGAAAACACCGATATTGCTGTGAGCATTGCTGAAGTAGACGAAAGAATTAATATTCCTCAGTGTCCAACCGGATTTCAATTTCACGCGTCTGATGAATCTTTGAACCAATCGTATGTTTCGGTACGGGTAAGTTGCACAAATAATGACTGGTACTTGTTTACCAGCGCCCAAGTGACAAGAACGAAAGAAATTGTGGTTACTTCTGGCGCGGTTAGCCCTGGCACTGTGCTTTCTGCATCTAATCTGACGTTGGCATCCGTAGATATAAAGCGTCTTCGATACAGTGCATTTACTGATGTAGATGCATTGATTGGCGCTCGAATGAAACGCCGAATTGTTGATGGCCAAGCTGTGCAATCCAATATGCTATGCTTTGTGTGCAAGGGCGATAGAATTACCATTCGTGCATCATTGGGTGGGATGGCGGTTAAAACATCTGGAATAGCACAACAAGATGGTGTTATTGGCGATACCATAAAGGTGCTCAATGCCAGTAGCCAAAAGCCCGTGATAGCGGAAGTCGCCAGCGCTCAAGAAGTCGTGGTACACTTGTAG
- the flgM gene encoding flagellar biosynthesis anti-sigma factor FlgM has product MAINNVNSGLPKTPVDNTKISQQNQTQQSQQQQATSNNASVAQAPRQDSVSLTQSAQQLNQVQKKGSEAPVNQEKVDRLKKAISSGEYKVNPEVLANKIAKLEGEIFGQK; this is encoded by the coding sequence ATGGCAATTAACAATGTAAACAGTGGGTTACCCAAAACACCCGTTGATAATACAAAAATTTCGCAACAGAATCAGACGCAGCAGTCGCAACAGCAACAAGCGACGTCGAACAATGCATCTGTTGCTCAAGCACCACGACAAGATTCAGTATCTTTGACTCAGTCTGCACAGCAGTTGAATCAAGTTCAGAAGAAAGGATCTGAAGCGCCTGTGAATCAGGAAAAAGTTGATCGTCTTAAAAAGGCGATATCAAGTGGTGAATATAAAGTTAACCCTGAAGTGTTAGCGAATAAAATCGCTAAGCTTGAGGGTGAGATTTTTGGCCAAAAGTAA
- the flgN gene encoding flagellar export chaperone FlgN yields MTSHLYSALSQQVSNLESLCLMLEKELHLISSRDAETLMSLLSDKSELLESIQSTDQKVEALYRQTTEETISADEQGLMDKAKSLLEDCKYKTQINQKAVEQGQLRLTHLRNLMLEVRAKESLTYDKKGKPNAGRLGSGISA; encoded by the coding sequence ATGACTAGTCATCTTTATTCAGCGTTATCACAACAGGTCTCTAACTTAGAGAGCCTGTGCTTGATGCTGGAAAAAGAATTACATTTGATTAGTTCACGAGATGCAGAAACCTTAATGAGCCTGTTATCAGATAAGTCTGAATTGCTAGAGTCTATTCAGTCTACCGACCAAAAAGTCGAGGCGTTATACCGCCAAACTACAGAAGAAACGATTAGTGCAGATGAACAAGGGTTGATGGATAAAGCGAAAAGTCTGTTAGAAGACTGTAAGTATAAAACCCAAATTAATCAGAAAGCCGTAGAGCAAGGACAGCTTCGCCTCACACACTTACGGAATCTGATGTTAGAAGTTCGCGCTAAAGAATCGTTAACCTACGATAAGAAAGGCAAGCCAAATGCGGGCCGCTTAGGTTCAGGTATTAGCGCTTAA
- a CDS encoding LPP20 family lipoprotein, protein MTMALFAALTGLSGCSLFVDKHVEWETVEPDSYPVLSAVGYAPIMSQRGESETVKTLMAIKASKLEAYRELAEQVYGQRIEGNQSLSSLVVDNETLRASVEGVIRGARVIKSYPVGEDTYATELELDMHHVYDIYLTTAKPQRIKDIKYY, encoded by the coding sequence ATGACGATGGCTTTATTTGCTGCACTAACAGGTTTATCAGGATGTAGTCTATTTGTAGACAAACATGTGGAGTGGGAGACGGTTGAGCCAGACAGTTACCCTGTGCTAAGTGCCGTTGGATATGCCCCAATTATGTCGCAACGGGGTGAAAGCGAAACCGTGAAAACCTTGATGGCAATTAAAGCATCAAAACTAGAGGCTTACAGAGAACTTGCAGAGCAGGTGTACGGACAGCGTATTGAAGGTAATCAATCACTGTCTAGCCTTGTGGTGGATAATGAAACCTTGCGGGCTTCTGTAGAGGGCGTTATTAGAGGGGCTAGGGTAATAAAAAGTTACCCCGTGGGTGAAGACACCTATGCCACCGAACTTGAGCTAGATATGCATCACGTGTACGACATTTATTTGACGACAGCGAAGCCACAAAGAATAAAAGACATCAAATACTATTAA
- a CDS encoding flagellar assembly protein T N-terminal domain-containing protein: MLGIQTFAKLLLVSISSVKRRYLARYANAAFFMALFCLAIGSTGQSYAAWYEAKGQAVIVNGNKEKARRDATEEALKQALLFAGASINSVQQLTNGLLEREDITISSSGEVDHLELTDEIWHSDYVTVSVRADIFPAAKQCTAVEYDKNIATSYFMVENRNHLVEGKIPNFSEAVTRKLATEMSAQAQNLNLAYIAPHTTRWGVNGLEENVRALSRQSNAQFVLIGSISDVSVERQRPSSFAFWKEEKATRYFSLSIKVFDGINSGLLLQQDYVTEAAWPFDRFTDVDEFSSTFWRTEYGKAIKKQMQQLTADINETIACQPMTGRVLNVAGSHISVSLGRDNGIKNGDELFVYQTSEIIDRHGKAYLQYHIYPGAFVVENAYGNTARLIHKDSGIVANIQESDFVIKR; this comes from the coding sequence GTGCTTGGCATACAAACATTCGCTAAATTACTTTTAGTTAGCATATCTTCTGTAAAAAGAAGATATTTAGCTAGATACGCCAATGCCGCCTTTTTTATGGCGCTATTTTGCCTTGCAATAGGGTCAACAGGGCAAAGCTATGCCGCTTGGTATGAGGCCAAAGGCCAAGCAGTTATCGTGAATGGCAATAAAGAAAAAGCCCGTAGAGACGCCACAGAAGAAGCTTTAAAACAGGCATTATTATTCGCAGGTGCCTCGATAAACAGTGTTCAGCAACTCACGAATGGGTTACTTGAACGTGAAGACATTACCATTAGTAGTTCAGGTGAAGTGGATCATCTCGAGCTCACAGATGAAATATGGCATAGCGACTATGTTACCGTAAGCGTCAGGGCGGATATCTTTCCTGCGGCTAAACAATGTACCGCAGTTGAGTATGATAAAAATATTGCCACCAGTTACTTCATGGTAGAAAACCGCAATCATTTAGTTGAAGGAAAAATCCCTAACTTTTCCGAGGCAGTCACAAGAAAGCTGGCTACCGAAATGTCGGCACAGGCCCAGAATTTAAATTTAGCTTACATTGCTCCACACACCACACGATGGGGAGTGAATGGGCTTGAAGAAAATGTGCGTGCATTGTCGCGACAGTCAAATGCACAGTTTGTTTTAATTGGCAGCATTAGTGACGTGAGTGTTGAAAGACAACGTCCTTCTTCTTTTGCATTCTGGAAAGAAGAAAAAGCCACCCGTTACTTTTCGCTAAGTATTAAAGTTTTTGACGGTATAAATAGCGGCCTGCTACTGCAGCAAGATTACGTTACTGAAGCAGCGTGGCCTTTTGACCGGTTTACCGATGTAGACGAATTTTCGTCGACCTTTTGGCGGACAGAATACGGCAAGGCAATTAAAAAGCAGATGCAGCAGTTAACCGCTGATATTAATGAGACTATTGCTTGTCAGCCCATGACTGGCAGAGTGCTTAATGTTGCGGGTTCACATATTTCAGTATCATTGGGCCGTGATAATGGCATCAAGAACGGTGATGAACTTTTTGTGTATCAAACCAGCGAAATTATCGACCGGCACGGTAAGGCCTATTTGCAGTACCATATTTACCCTGGAGCATTTGTTGTTGAAAATGCTTATGGCAATACGGCAAGATTGATTCACAAAGACAGTGGCATTGTTGCGAATATTCAAGAGAGTGATTTCGTTATCAAACGATAA
- a CDS encoding LapD/MoxY N-terminal periplasmic domain-containing protein — translation MSITRELWLAIIAVVLVAIMGSVSIHGATTKGYVEEQLYSKNLDNANMLALTLSGLEKDADTLDLFIMSQFDVGHYASITLQKPDGEIISSHTHTTQLDEQTPAWFASLFSPNVKPGVAQVTEGWGQYGVVYVQTDTSFAVASMWKATLRLILGLSLVGTVAGLIGAWFLRLIMRPLDQVVEQAESFGQMQFIQVNEPRTLELKRVVKAMNFLARNSQRIMDEENTRLDLLRHKTQFDVESELANRDYFISILKGQLAFRDTEGVNCIFLLRVVGGREAFLRSGPENRRMRLLQFAASVNDCLAQHHHHYTDSRVARMQKNEIAILLTETHDIVTIAEAIHGACLSELSQKGDPKLYQSVVRLRPEDDVSSALMRLDTLLDEAVERKLSEPYIENTLDSSISLVEENRWNKLLKESIANQAVETFNFPVLDANRELVHYQSWAGIEIDNDLRKSGYYTHWARYLGLLPELELATISHLFSYIGQTGTQAKFAFLCSEQFLLNQEIMAQLYFQIKMNERIASQLNFEVRESTAARFPDEFELFSSTLKAKGCGIGLKRVGESFSQLMNVQELGLDYVVIDSAFMADIDHNPANHAFIRGFCSLAHTFGILVYADGVKTNNTKELFVELGVDGVVSHIEVIEHLLDD, via the coding sequence ATGTCAATAACAAGAGAGTTGTGGCTTGCCATTATAGCCGTTGTCCTTGTCGCCATCATGGGGAGCGTATCCATTCACGGTGCAACTACAAAGGGCTATGTAGAAGAGCAGCTTTATTCCAAGAACCTCGATAACGCTAATATGTTGGCACTTACACTAAGCGGTTTGGAAAAAGACGCTGATACGTTAGATTTATTTATCATGTCCCAGTTCGATGTTGGACACTATGCATCTATTACACTCCAGAAACCCGATGGCGAAATCATCTCTAGCCATACTCATACCACACAGTTAGATGAACAAACACCGGCCTGGTTTGCTTCATTATTTAGTCCTAACGTGAAACCAGGCGTAGCTCAAGTGACAGAAGGATGGGGGCAGTACGGTGTGGTCTATGTTCAAACTGATACCAGCTTTGCTGTTGCCTCTATGTGGAAAGCCACACTGCGGTTAATACTTGGGTTATCTCTTGTGGGTACGGTGGCTGGCCTTATTGGCGCGTGGTTTTTACGCCTTATTATGCGCCCTCTCGATCAAGTGGTTGAGCAGGCTGAGTCCTTTGGACAAATGCAGTTTATTCAAGTAAATGAACCACGAACCCTAGAACTAAAACGCGTGGTGAAAGCCATGAATTTTCTAGCACGTAATTCACAACGAATTATGGATGAGGAAAATACACGGCTTGATCTATTGCGACATAAAACTCAATTTGACGTTGAATCCGAATTAGCAAACCGCGACTATTTTATCTCTATACTCAAAGGCCAACTGGCATTTAGAGATACCGAAGGTGTGAATTGTATATTTCTTCTTAGAGTAGTAGGAGGCCGAGAAGCATTTCTTCGCTCGGGACCGGAAAATCGAAGAATGCGGCTTTTGCAGTTTGCCGCTAGTGTGAATGATTGCCTAGCCCAACACCATCATCACTACACCGACAGTAGGGTAGCTCGAATGCAGAAGAACGAGATTGCCATACTATTAACGGAAACCCATGACATTGTAACAATTGCCGAGGCAATTCATGGTGCTTGTTTATCGGAACTGTCTCAAAAAGGCGATCCGAAATTGTATCAGTCTGTGGTGAGGCTGCGCCCTGAAGATGATGTTTCCTCAGCACTCATGCGCCTTGATACACTGCTCGACGAAGCTGTAGAGAGGAAGCTTAGCGAGCCTTATATAGAAAATACGCTAGATTCGTCTATTTCTCTAGTGGAAGAAAACCGTTGGAATAAGCTATTAAAGGAAAGTATTGCTAATCAAGCAGTAGAGACATTCAACTTTCCGGTTTTAGACGCTAATAGAGAGCTAGTTCACTATCAAAGTTGGGCGGGTATTGAAATAGATAATGATTTGAGGAAGAGTGGCTACTATACCCACTGGGCAAGATATTTGGGCTTACTGCCTGAGTTAGAGCTTGCAACCATTAGCCACCTATTCTCCTATATAGGCCAAACTGGCACACAGGCAAAGTTTGCCTTTTTATGTTCTGAGCAGTTTCTTCTTAACCAAGAGATCATGGCACAACTGTATTTTCAAATTAAAATGAACGAGCGCATTGCTTCGCAACTTAATTTCGAAGTAAGGGAGTCTACGGCTGCTCGCTTCCCTGATGAGTTTGAGCTATTTTCCTCCACCCTGAAAGCTAAAGGGTGCGGCATCGGATTAAAGCGGGTTGGTGAGTCCTTTTCTCAATTAATGAATGTTCAAGAGCTAGGACTCGATTACGTGGTTATCGATTCTGCATTTATGGCGGACATAGATCACAATCCTGCGAATCATGCTTTTATTAGAGGCTTCTGTTCACTCGCTCATACTTTTGGCATTCTCGTTTACGCTGACGGTGTGAAAACAAATAATACGAAAGAGCTGTTTGTCGAGCTAGGTGTTGATGGCGTGGTATCGCATATTGAAGTTATAGAGCATCTTTTAGATGACTAA
- a CDS encoding response regulator transcription factor: protein MKHYVMSTSQKSIDSDLIEWIEFSEIPCVSCDENDSIWVSTLHKNWRENIIAASAKCRNVVLLTYHYDRPEMQTALLLGARGYCHALSQQSLFESVSRVLKEGGIWVPNELYVNTTSAVATTLDLKVKIPEIATLTAREKDVLTGILEGLSNKEIARNLKLTERTIKEHVGSLLKKLNAKDRIGLLLSLGEFSHLKDAL, encoded by the coding sequence ATGAAGCATTACGTTATGAGTACATCGCAAAAGAGTATTGATTCTGACTTGATTGAATGGATTGAGTTTTCTGAAATACCGTGTGTTAGTTGTGATGAGAACGACAGTATTTGGGTGTCTACTTTGCATAAAAACTGGCGTGAAAATATCATCGCTGCGAGTGCGAAGTGTAGAAACGTTGTTTTATTGACATACCATTACGATAGACCGGAAATGCAAACGGCATTATTGTTGGGCGCAAGGGGGTATTGTCACGCCTTAAGCCAACAATCTCTTTTTGAGTCGGTTAGTCGGGTGCTAAAAGAAGGCGGAATATGGGTACCCAATGAGCTATATGTGAACACGACGTCAGCCGTTGCGACCACGCTAGATCTAAAAGTAAAAATACCTGAAATTGCGACATTAACGGCGCGGGAAAAAGATGTGTTAACAGGTATATTAGAGGGGTTGAGTAACAAAGAAATTGCCAGAAACCTTAAGCTCACAGAAAGAACAATTAAAGAGCATGTGGGCTCGCTATTAAAGAAGCTCAACGCCAAAGACAGAATTGGGTTATTACTGTCGCTTGGCGAGTTTAGTCATCTAAAAGATGCTCTATAA
- a CDS encoding HlyD family type I secretion periplasmic adaptor subunit: MKIKSDDKSSILHKLVRGWLAPPSGQDWVLEAEWARIMQTPAKAKRLLYSVGVVLLILLIWAYFAEIDEVAKGEGKVIPSQQLQILQSYDGGIVQDILVSEGQQVQKGDVLLRVDPTRYISSLEENTTQFAALAAKVQRLSALTNNTSLAFSPDLINQAPKIVENERNLFESNLAELNEVAAGSDSRIQQRNQDVEQERANLYQYKSVLSLTEKELSVTKPLLASGAVSEIEILRLERQIVELEGKIAMSQVAIERGLSTIEEEIISKEESRLKLINRWNQELTDAVGEMATLQQSQTTLEDVVSQAELRSPINGTVQRLLINTVGGVITPGSAVIELIPQDDQLIVEAKVSPKDIAFIRGGQKAILKFSAYDFTIYGGMDAEVKHISADAITNEKDETYFLVRLETKRTIADAPLDIMPGMIVQVDILTGKKTVLNYILSPLFTVTSSALRER, translated from the coding sequence GTGAAGATTAAAAGTGACGACAAAAGTAGCATTTTACATAAGCTAGTTAGAGGATGGTTAGCGCCTCCTTCAGGTCAAGATTGGGTACTTGAAGCTGAATGGGCCAGAATTATGCAAACTCCGGCAAAAGCCAAACGGCTTTTATACAGTGTAGGAGTGGTTTTACTGATATTGTTGATATGGGCGTATTTTGCAGAGATAGACGAAGTTGCTAAAGGGGAGGGGAAAGTGATCCCTTCGCAGCAGCTGCAAATTCTCCAATCATATGATGGTGGTATCGTTCAAGATATTTTGGTTAGTGAAGGACAGCAGGTACAAAAGGGCGATGTATTACTTCGTGTGGACCCTACGCGCTACATTTCAAGCTTAGAAGAAAACACAACACAGTTTGCCGCCCTTGCCGCCAAAGTGCAGCGTCTTTCAGCGCTAACCAATAACACAAGCTTAGCTTTCTCTCCTGACTTAATTAATCAAGCGCCAAAAATTGTCGAAAATGAACGGAACCTTTTTGAGTCTAACCTTGCAGAATTAAATGAAGTGGCAGCTGGCTCTGATAGTCGCATACAACAACGTAACCAAGATGTTGAGCAAGAAAGAGCTAACCTTTATCAATATAAGAGTGTGCTTTCATTAACCGAAAAAGAATTAAGCGTGACTAAACCCTTATTGGCTTCGGGGGCAGTGTCTGAAATTGAGATTTTACGATTAGAACGGCAAATTGTAGAACTTGAAGGAAAGATTGCCATGTCGCAAGTGGCTATCGAACGTGGCCTTTCCACCATTGAAGAAGAAATTATTAGTAAAGAAGAAAGTAGACTAAAACTTATCAATCGATGGAATCAAGAGTTAACCGATGCGGTGGGTGAAATGGCAACCCTTCAGCAGTCGCAAACAACCTTAGAAGATGTCGTCTCGCAAGCTGAATTACGCTCGCCAATTAATGGCACGGTTCAGCGTCTACTTATAAACACTGTTGGCGGGGTAATTACTCCTGGAAGTGCAGTTATCGAGCTCATCCCCCAAGACGACCAGCTTATTGTAGAAGCGAAGGTTTCTCCTAAAGATATTGCCTTTATCCGAGGGGGCCAAAAAGCCATTTTAAAATTTAGCGCCTATGACTTCACCATATATGGTGGTATGGACGCTGAAGTAAAACATATAAGCGCGGATGCTATTACCAATGAGAAAGACGAGACTTACTTTTTAGTCCGCTTGGAAACTAAGCGTACCATTGCTGATGCGCCGCTGGATATCATGCCAGGTATGATTGTTCAGGTTGATATCTTAACTGGAAAAAAGACGGTGTTGAATTACATTCTGTCTCCACTTTTCACCGTTACGTCGTCTGCACTTAGGGAGCGATAG
- a CDS encoding type I secretion system permease/ATPase, whose protein sequence is MVQGEKGGLSYLEEQGGVLMDCLMIICRAHSMSVSRVSLLSGLPLDNGELSPTGFERAAQRAGLTSRTAKRDIAQINPALLPAVLIMEGKQACVLHELRDECAKVSYPELDSAVVSVELDKIASQFTGYVIFARPVSQTQTQTGKVEKSAVGHWLWSSVKAAYDLYRDVLLASIFISLLSIALPLFVMNVYDRVVPNAAMETLWALAIGVLLVLAADFLLRVLRQYFVELAASRLDVTMSAKIMEKVLSIDLTNKPAKSGAFINSLQSFESIRHFFGSLTLVALVDLPFGLLFVFIIAMIDIYLIIPILLGTVILFLYALKAQRVMRSLSEESMEISAKKSSLITESVTALEDLKAFGYQSRTQSAWEKQTIFLAKVNAKLRLVSMSVNNSALWIQQSVGVVIILTGVYLIIEGEITQGGLIAAYLLSSRAMGPVSQAAALLAQYHQAETAKNALDDIMSLPSEGGGNKQVKNASQLSGNINVKQLCFRYPDENVLALKDINFSIKQGEHVAILGKNGCGKSTLNRLLMGFYKAESGQVLLDEIDMLQYEPVLLRQNIGYVPQDVNLFSGTLKENILPAHREVDDESLWEIAKRCGLAKVVNTHGNGFEQQVGEGGKQLSGGQRQSVSLARALIYDPAIFIMDEPTSAMDSANEAMMKETIREAIKGKTFILNTHRTTLLDLVDRVIVIDSGKVIADGRKEDVLPQFKPVPAKQRTAQ, encoded by the coding sequence ATGGTTCAGGGAGAAAAAGGCGGGTTGTCTTATCTGGAAGAACAAGGCGGCGTGCTAATGGATTGCTTGATGATTATTTGTCGAGCACACAGTATGTCGGTTTCTCGGGTCAGCCTACTCAGTGGCTTGCCCCTAGACAATGGTGAGTTATCTCCTACGGGCTTTGAGCGTGCCGCTCAACGTGCTGGTTTAACAAGTCGCACCGCAAAAAGAGACATAGCGCAGATTAACCCTGCTTTGCTTCCTGCTGTTTTAATTATGGAAGGAAAGCAAGCCTGCGTTTTACACGAATTGCGCGACGAATGTGCGAAAGTTTCCTACCCAGAGTTAGATTCGGCCGTGGTATCGGTAGAGCTTGATAAAATCGCTTCTCAGTTTACCGGCTATGTCATTTTCGCTCGGCCTGTTTCACAAACTCAAACTCAGACTGGCAAGGTTGAAAAAAGCGCAGTTGGTCATTGGCTTTGGTCATCAGTAAAAGCTGCCTATGACTTGTATCGCGATGTTCTACTCGCATCAATATTCATTAGCCTGTTATCGATAGCATTGCCGCTATTTGTAATGAATGTGTATGACCGCGTAGTGCCTAATGCCGCAATGGAGACCTTGTGGGCATTAGCTATTGGTGTCCTTTTAGTATTAGCGGCAGATTTTCTCTTACGCGTGCTGCGGCAATATTTTGTAGAACTTGCTGCTAGTCGCTTAGATGTCACTATGTCCGCAAAAATTATGGAAAAAGTACTTTCAATTGATTTAACCAATAAGCCCGCTAAAAGTGGTGCGTTTATTAACAGTTTACAATCCTTCGAGAGTATACGTCACTTCTTTGGCTCACTTACCTTAGTCGCGTTGGTCGATTTGCCCTTTGGTTTACTGTTTGTGTTTATCATTGCCATGATAGATATCTATTTAATTATTCCTATTTTATTGGGCACGGTGATTCTTTTTTTATACGCCCTAAAAGCACAGCGAGTCATGCGCTCATTATCTGAAGAGTCGATGGAAATTAGTGCCAAAAAAAGCTCGTTAATTACCGAAAGCGTCACTGCCCTTGAAGATTTAAAAGCATTTGGATATCAAAGCCGAACGCAAAGTGCATGGGAAAAGCAAACCATCTTCTTAGCCAAAGTAAATGCTAAATTACGGTTGGTTTCTATGTCAGTTAATAACTCTGCACTATGGATTCAGCAATCAGTTGGTGTAGTAATAATCCTCACTGGTGTGTACCTCATTATCGAAGGAGAAATCACCCAAGGAGGTTTAATAGCGGCCTACTTACTCTCGAGTCGGGCTATGGGGCCTGTATCCCAAGCTGCTGCTTTACTCGCTCAGTATCATCAAGCAGAAACTGCAAAAAATGCGCTAGACGATATCATGTCTCTGCCATCAGAAGGTGGAGGGAATAAGCAGGTTAAAAACGCAAGTCAGTTAAGCGGAAACATCAATGTTAAGCAACTTTGTTTTCGCTACCCTGATGAAAATGTCTTAGCACTTAAAGATATTAACTTTTCAATTAAGCAAGGCGAGCACGTTGCCATTCTGGGGAAGAATGGTTGCGGTAAATCCACATTGAATCGTTTATTGATGGGGTTCTATAAAGCCGAATCAGGTCAAGTGTTACTTGATGAAATTGACATGCTGCAATACGAACCTGTCCTTCTAAGGCAAAACATAGGCTATGTTCCCCAAGATGTAAATCTTTTCTCCGGCACGCTAAAAGAGAATATTTTACCGGCCCACCGAGAAGTAGATGACGAGAGTCTTTGGGAAATCGCTAAGCGATGTGGCTTGGCGAAAGTCGTTAATACTCACGGAAACGGCTTTGAGCAGCAAGTGGGGGAAGGGGGCAAGCAATTGTCAGGGGGGCAACGTCAATCTGTGTCACTGGCCCGTGCCCTTATTTATGACCCCGCAATATTTATTATGGATGAACCTACTTCAGCCATGGATTCAGCGAATGAAGCCATGATGAAAGAAACCATTCGTGAAGCGATTAAGGGAAAAACATTTATCCTCAATACCCATCGCACAACGTTGCTCGATTTAGTCGACAGAGTCATTGTTATTGATAGTGGAAAAGTGATAGCTGATGGAAGAAAAGAGGACGTGCTACCTCAGTTCAAGCCGGTACCCGCTAAGCAAAGGACGGCACAGTGA